One stretch of Streptomyces sp. A2-16 DNA includes these proteins:
- a CDS encoding HIT domain-containing protein: MLHCMTSEPEQQLGVGTQDAFQRLWTPHRMAYIQGENKPTGPGADDGCPFCSIPAKSDEDGLIVRRGRLVYAVLNLYPYTGGHLMVVPYRHVADYTDLTEPETAELAALTKQAMTALRTASGAHGFNIGMNQGTVAGAGIAAHLHQHIVPRWGGDTNFMPVVGHTKVLPQLLGDTRKMLSEAWPTV, encoded by the coding sequence ATGCTGCACTGCATGACGAGTGAGCCGGAGCAGCAGTTGGGAGTGGGGACGCAGGACGCGTTCCAGCGTCTGTGGACCCCCCACCGGATGGCCTACATCCAGGGCGAGAACAAGCCGACCGGCCCCGGTGCCGACGACGGTTGCCCCTTCTGCTCGATTCCGGCCAAGTCCGACGAGGACGGCCTGATCGTCCGGCGCGGCCGGCTGGTCTACGCGGTGCTCAACCTCTACCCGTACACCGGCGGCCATCTGATGGTCGTGCCCTACCGTCACGTGGCCGACTACACCGACCTCACCGAGCCGGAGACCGCCGAGCTCGCCGCCCTGACCAAGCAGGCGATGACGGCCCTGCGGACGGCGTCGGGGGCGCACGGCTTCAACATCGGCATGAACCAGGGGACGGTCGCAGGCGCCGGCATCGCCGCCCACCTCCACCAGCACATCGTCCCCCGCTGGGGCGGTGACACGAACTTCATGCCGGTCGTCGGCCACACGAAGGTGCTGCCGCAGCTGCTGGGTGACACACGGAAGATGCTGTCGGAGGCATGGCCGACGGTTTGA
- a CDS encoding potassium channel family protein, which translates to MVQWEQRTEIPLAVAALVFLAAYAVRVLARHLPEAVLDLCLAVILAAWALFAVDYAVRWYLSGQRLRFVRTHLLDTAVLLLPLLRPLRIVKVYEAVQRRHGRPRLALHARVIAYSGLSTFLLGFAGALAVYQQERDAPGTTMPTFGPAVWWTCATLTTVGYGDVTPVTPMGRLIAVGVMVIGLALLAAVTGTFASWLLQVFAREDDERPPGS; encoded by the coding sequence CTGGTCCAATGGGAGCAGCGCACCGAGATCCCCCTCGCCGTCGCCGCCTTGGTCTTCCTCGCCGCCTACGCGGTGAGAGTCCTGGCCCGGCATCTCCCGGAAGCCGTGCTCGACCTCTGTCTGGCGGTGATCCTGGCCGCCTGGGCGCTGTTCGCCGTGGACTACGCGGTGCGCTGGTACCTCAGCGGGCAGCGGCTGCGCTTCGTTCGGACGCATCTGCTGGACACCGCGGTGCTCCTCCTGCCGCTGCTGCGCCCGCTCAGGATCGTGAAGGTGTACGAGGCCGTGCAGCGCCGGCACGGACGTCCCCGTCTGGCCCTGCACGCACGCGTGATCGCCTACTCCGGTCTGTCGACCTTTCTGCTGGGCTTCGCCGGCGCCCTCGCCGTGTACCAACAGGAACGCGACGCCCCCGGTACGACCATGCCCACGTTCGGGCCCGCCGTCTGGTGGACCTGCGCCACCCTCACCACCGTCGGCTACGGCGATGTCACCCCGGTCACCCCCATGGGACGCCTGATCGCGGTCGGCGTGATGGTGATCGGACTCGCCCTGCTCGCCGCCGTGACCGGCACCTTCGCCTCCTGGCTGCTCCAGGTCTTCGCGCGCGAGGACGACGAGAGGCCCCCGGGCAGCTGA
- the thrS gene encoding threonine--tRNA ligase produces MSDVRVIIQRDSEREERVVTTGTTAAELFAGERSIIAARVGGELKDLAYVLSEGDAVEGVEISSEDGLNILRHSTAHVMAQAVQEIFPEAKLGIGPPVKDGFYYDFDVEKPFTPEDLKAIEKKMQEIQKRGQRFSRRVVTDEAAREELSDEPYKLELIGLKGSASSDDGADVEVGSGELTIYDNLDAKTGDLCWKDLCRGPHLPSTRNIPAFKLMRNAAAYWRGSEKNPMLQRIYGTAWPTKDELKAHLDFLAEAEKRDHRKLGSELDLFSIPEQIGSGLAVFHPKGGIIRRVMEDYSRRRHEEEGYEFVYTPHATKGKLFEQSGHLDWYADGMYPPMQLDEGVDYYLKPMNCPMHNLIFDARGRSYRELPLRLFEFGTVYRYEKSGVVHGLTRARGFTQDDAHIYCTREQMSEELDKTLTFVLGLLRDYGLTDFYLELSTKDPEKFVGSDEVWEEATETLRQVAEKQGLPLVPDPGGAAFYGPKISVQTKDAIGRTWQMSTIQLDFNLPERFELEYTSPDGSKQRPVMIHRALFGSIERFFAVLLEHYAGAFPAWLAPVQAVGIPIGDTHVEYLEKFAAAAKKQGLRVEVDSSSDRMQKKIRNAQKQKVPFMVIAGDEDMAGGSVSFRYRDGSQENGIPFDEAIAKIVKVVEERAQV; encoded by the coding sequence GTGTCAGACGTCCGTGTGATCATCCAACGCGATTCCGAGCGGGAAGAGCGCGTGGTGACGACGGGCACTACGGCCGCCGAGCTCTTCGCCGGCGAGCGCTCGATCATCGCCGCGCGCGTGGGGGGCGAGCTCAAGGACCTCGCGTACGTCCTGTCCGAGGGCGACGCGGTCGAGGGCGTCGAGATCTCCTCCGAGGACGGCCTCAACATCCTGCGCCACTCCACCGCGCACGTGATGGCCCAGGCCGTGCAGGAGATCTTCCCCGAGGCCAAGCTGGGCATCGGCCCGCCGGTCAAGGACGGCTTCTACTACGACTTCGACGTCGAGAAGCCGTTCACGCCCGAGGATCTCAAGGCCATCGAGAAGAAGATGCAGGAGATCCAGAAGCGCGGGCAGCGCTTCAGCCGCCGTGTGGTGACCGACGAGGCGGCCCGTGAGGAGCTCTCGGACGAGCCGTACAAGCTGGAGCTGATCGGCCTCAAGGGCTCCGCGTCCTCCGACGACGGCGCGGACGTCGAGGTCGGCTCCGGTGAGCTGACGATCTACGACAACCTGGACGCCAAGACCGGCGACCTGTGCTGGAAGGACCTGTGCCGCGGTCCCCACCTGCCGTCGACCCGGAACATCCCGGCGTTCAAGCTGATGCGCAACGCGGCCGCCTACTGGCGCGGCAGCGAGAAGAACCCGATGCTCCAGCGCATCTACGGCACCGCGTGGCCGACCAAGGACGAGCTGAAGGCGCATCTCGACTTCCTCGCCGAGGCGGAGAAGCGCGACCACCGCAAGCTGGGCTCCGAGCTCGACCTGTTCTCGATCCCCGAGCAGATCGGCTCCGGCCTCGCCGTCTTCCACCCCAAGGGCGGCATCATCCGCCGGGTCATGGAGGACTACTCGCGCCGCCGCCACGAGGAGGAGGGCTACGAGTTCGTCTACACCCCGCACGCGACGAAGGGGAAGCTCTTCGAGCAGTCCGGGCACCTGGACTGGTACGCCGACGGCATGTACCCGCCCATGCAGCTCGACGAGGGCGTGGACTACTACCTCAAGCCCATGAACTGCCCGATGCACAACCTGATCTTCGACGCGCGCGGTCGCTCGTACCGTGAACTGCCGCTGCGCCTCTTCGAGTTCGGGACCGTGTACCGGTACGAGAAGTCGGGCGTCGTGCACGGCCTCACGCGCGCGCGTGGCTTCACGCAGGACGACGCGCACATCTACTGCACCCGCGAGCAGATGTCGGAGGAGCTCGACAAGACGCTCACCTTCGTCCTCGGCCTGCTGCGGGACTACGGTCTGACCGACTTCTACCTGGAGCTGTCCACCAAGGACCCGGAGAAGTTCGTCGGCTCCGACGAGGTCTGGGAGGAGGCGACCGAGACCCTGCGCCAGGTCGCCGAGAAGCAGGGGCTGCCCCTGGTCCCGGACCCGGGTGGCGCCGCCTTCTACGGCCCGAAGATCTCCGTCCAGACCAAGGACGCCATCGGCCGCACCTGGCAGATGTCGACGATCCAGCTGGACTTCAACCTGCCGGAGCGCTTCGAGCTGGAGTACACCTCGCCCGACGGCTCCAAGCAGCGTCCGGTCATGATCCACCGCGCGCTGTTCGGCTCCATCGAGCGGTTCTTCGCGGTGCTCCTGGAGCACTACGCGGGCGCGTTCCCGGCGTGGCTGGCCCCGGTCCAGGCGGTCGGCATCCCGATCGGGGACACGCACGTGGAGTACCTCGAGAAGTTCGCGGCCGCGGCCAAGAAGCAGGGGCTGCGCGTCGAGGTCGACTCCTCGTCCGACCGGATGCAGAAGAAGATCCGCAACGCCCAGAAGCAGAAGGTGCCCTTCATGGTCATCGCGGGCGACGAGGACATGGCGGGCGGCTCGGTGTCCTTCCGCTACCGCGACGGCTCGCAGGAGAACGGCATCCCGTTCGACGAGGCCATCGCGAAGATCGTCAAGGTCGTGGAGGAGCGGGCGCAGGTCTGA
- a CDS encoding DUF4365 domain-containing protein, with translation MAIAQPERGGLLPERTGPLRGTLATTACMETLQVGYLHAVAAAAGCSLSQPFPDNGIDWHVSHGSPGHTVDDEVTIKVQLKCTYQVAPNPPGRFFSFTLDNDHLRKLARTPVSVHKILVVMLVPRAQDDWLRASHDRLDLRHCCYWVNLAGHPITGRTRTTVRIPTNRIFDDRALCEIMTRVGTGGRP, from the coding sequence ATGGCGATAGCGCAGCCCGAGCGGGGCGGGCTGCTGCCCGAACGCACGGGCCCCCTTCGCGGCACGCTCGCCACCACCGCCTGCATGGAGACACTGCAGGTGGGCTATCTGCACGCCGTCGCGGCGGCGGCCGGCTGCTCCTTGTCGCAGCCCTTTCCGGACAACGGCATCGACTGGCACGTCAGTCACGGCTCGCCCGGACACACCGTCGACGACGAGGTCACCATCAAGGTGCAGCTCAAGTGCACCTACCAGGTCGCGCCCAACCCGCCGGGACGCTTCTTCTCCTTCACGCTCGACAACGACCACCTGCGCAAACTCGCCCGCACCCCGGTGTCGGTGCACAAGATCCTGGTGGTGATGCTGGTGCCGAGAGCCCAGGACGACTGGCTGCGCGCCAGCCACGACCGCCTGGACCTCAGGCACTGCTGCTACTGGGTCAACCTGGCCGGCCACCCCATCACCGGCCGGACCCGGACCACCGTGCGGATCCCCACCAACCGCATCTTCGACGACCGGGCGCTGTGCGAGATCATGACGCGGGTCGGGACGGGAGGCAGACCATGA
- a CDS encoding exonuclease domain-containing protein codes for MTCWYEGPLAAFDTETTGVDVENDRIVSAAVVVQDAAGTRPRVSRWLVNPGVPVPEEATAVHGLTDEHLQVNGRWPAPVMFEIAEALAEQAAANRPLVVMNAPFDLTILDRELRRHRASSLDRWLDPAPLLVLDPRVLDKHLDRYRKGRRTLTDLCAHYGVELDGAHDAAADAQAALDVVRAVGRRFATRLERLEPLELHNLQTVWHAAQARGLQAWFARSGSPESVDPSWPLRPDLPAAA; via the coding sequence ATGACGTGCTGGTACGAAGGGCCCCTGGCCGCTTTCGACACCGAGACCACGGGCGTGGACGTCGAGAATGACCGGATCGTGTCGGCCGCCGTCGTCGTCCAGGACGCGGCGGGCACCCGGCCACGGGTGAGCCGTTGGCTGGTCAATCCGGGTGTGCCGGTGCCCGAAGAGGCGACGGCGGTGCACGGGCTGACGGACGAGCATCTCCAGGTCAACGGCCGCTGGCCGGCGCCGGTGATGTTCGAGATAGCCGAGGCGCTGGCGGAGCAGGCGGCGGCGAACCGTCCGCTGGTGGTGATGAACGCGCCGTTCGATCTGACGATCCTGGACCGTGAGTTGCGCCGCCACCGCGCCTCCTCCCTGGACCGCTGGCTGGATCCGGCGCCGCTGCTGGTGCTGGATCCGCGGGTCCTCGACAAGCACCTGGACCGCTACCGCAAGGGCCGCCGCACCCTCACCGATCTGTGCGCGCACTACGGCGTCGAACTGGACGGCGCGCACGACGCGGCGGCCGACGCGCAGGCCGCGCTGGATGTCGTACGGGCGGTCGGGCGCCGTTTCGCCACCCGGCTCGAGCGGCTGGAGCCACTGGAACTGCACAACCTCCAGACGGTGTGGCACGCGGCCCAGGCCCGGGGCCTGCAGGCGTGGTTCGCCCGCAGCGGCTCACCGGAGTCGGTGGACCCGTCGTGGCCGCTGCGGCCCGACCTGCCGGCGGCGGCGTAG
- a CDS encoding SRPBCC family protein, producing the protein MDWTRYRFRSLWSLPAKPAVVYDALERAEDYPRWWPQVREVRRLDDTSGVITIRAVLPYDLVFVAREVRRDPAAGVLEIAMSGDLDGWARWTITADGDGSLAHYDQVTEVNKPLLRRFAVPGRPVFLANHRLMMRAGRRGLVAHLEAV; encoded by the coding sequence ATGGACTGGACCCGATACCGCTTCCGCAGCCTGTGGTCCCTGCCCGCGAAGCCCGCCGTCGTCTACGACGCGCTGGAACGTGCCGAGGACTATCCCCGCTGGTGGCCCCAGGTGCGTGAGGTGCGACGGCTCGACGACACCAGCGGCGTGATCACGATCCGCGCCGTGCTGCCGTACGACCTCGTCTTCGTCGCGCGCGAGGTGCGGCGCGACCCGGCGGCCGGGGTGCTGGAGATCGCCATGTCCGGTGATCTCGACGGCTGGGCGCGCTGGACGATCACCGCGGACGGCGACGGCAGCCTCGCCCACTACGACCAGGTCACCGAGGTGAACAAACCGCTGCTCCGGCGCTTCGCCGTGCCCGGGCGTCCCGTCTTCCTGGCCAACCACCGGCTGATGATGCGCGCCGGACGGCGGGGGCTTGTCGCCCACCTGGAAGCGGTTTGA